A part of Bartonella quintana genomic DNA contains:
- a CDS encoding tail fiber domain-containing protein: protein MRKKTTPQVQTTTQTNAPPAWAEEILKKVSADALDLYNKGIGGNVYEGERVAGLSDATKNAIAGLEKAAGQYNNPALTQWFNGPTQTATNLLDMAKGNLIGQNTKFDAALQNALSKTSEAINQSMAGAGRYGSGAHTGVLTDELGTLATQAKAQQYNQDVNNMMNANQMIDSSLRDQINAANSYFQGQSNALSNLLKGGLIQDENRQRILDAERQKWLEKDNQGWNQLERLLRLGTKAAGDYGTKSGQVITTPSVTKDPFRDIQQLLGLMGGILGLSDLRAKENIVPIGEKNGYPIYIFNYKGDPQLYRGVIAQDVLRLKPDAVYINAKTKLLHVDYRKIGLQIEKITASKNKIVRFLSSIFARFRFLQRGYIL, encoded by the coding sequence ATGAGGAAAAAAACAACACCTCAAGTCCAAACAACAACACAAACAAATGCACCACCCGCTTGGGCTGAAGAGATCCTTAAAAAAGTGAGTGCTGACGCCCTCGACCTTTATAATAAAGGAATTGGCGGAAATGTTTATGAGGGTGAGCGGGTAGCGGGGCTCAGCGATGCGACAAAAAATGCTATCGCCGGGTTAGAAAAGGCTGCTGGTCAGTATAACAATCCAGCATTAACACAGTGGTTTAATGGTCCAACCCAAACTGCTACGAATCTTCTCGATATGGCGAAGGGAAACTTGATTGGACAAAATACTAAATTTGATGCTGCGTTACAAAATGCACTCAGCAAAACTTCCGAGGCCATTAATCAATCTATGGCTGGAGCTGGGCGTTATGGATCTGGTGCCCATACCGGGGTACTCACCGATGAACTCGGCACATTGGCAACTCAGGCTAAAGCCCAGCAATATAATCAAGATGTGAATAATATGATGAATGCTAATCAGATGATTGATAGCTCATTGCGTGACCAGATTAATGCAGCAAACAGCTACTTTCAAGGACAAAGCAATGCACTAAGCAATCTTTTAAAAGGTGGATTGATCCAAGATGAAAACCGCCAACGCATCTTGGATGCAGAGCGCCAAAAATGGTTAGAAAAAGATAATCAAGGATGGAACCAATTAGAAAGGCTGTTAAGGTTGGGAACAAAAGCTGCCGGTGATTACGGAACAAAATCAGGACAAGTAATAACAACGCCTTCCGTCACAAAAGATCCATTCCGCGATATCCAGCAGTTGCTTGGATTGATGGGAGGAATTCTAGGCCTTTCCGATCTCAGAGCCAAAGAAAATATTGTGCCCATAGGAGAAAAAAATGGTTATCCAATTTATATCTTTAACTATAAGGGAGATCCTCAACTTTATCGTGGTGTCATTGCCCAAGATGTGCTGCGTTTGAAGCCCGATGCTGTTTATATAAATGCAAAAACCAAATTATTGCATGTCGATTATCGTAAAATTGGTTTGCAAATAGAGAAAATCACAGCGTCTAAAAATAAAATCGTTCGCTTTCTTTCTTCGATCTTTGCTCGTTTTCGTTTTTTACAAAGAGGATATATTCTATGA
- a CDS encoding N4-gp56 family major capsid protein, with protein MSVTYIGLNDPMAVRTWSKLLNQEVSKAIPIAPLIGKDSNSIIQLKDETNKASGDAISFGLRVQLFGDGVSEGQVLEGHEEALQFLNDRLAINELVHAVRVKNEGTIDQQRILHDLRTEAKNGLVDWYADRLSMMFFIQVCGYTAKSLNFEGRTITLKPVHYGFNTPTAPTDKRIMRPNGKTKDEELQENDVFDLKLIDKAVERAKLANPKIRPVRVEGENVYVLYLHPTQVTQLRTNTEAGQWLDITKAIYSGSRIKNPLYDGSLGMYNGVVLREAEHVTEGVESGTTNKPVPNVRRAVLLGAQSAVIAFGKDRGATRYKLVEELFDYEREFGVAAKTIIGMKKTCFQLPGTTQGPQDFGTIVIPTYGTLL; from the coding sequence ATGAGCGTAACTTATATCGGACTGAATGACCCAATGGCAGTTCGCACATGGTCTAAACTATTAAATCAGGAAGTCTCAAAAGCAATTCCTATTGCTCCGTTGATCGGAAAGGACTCCAACAGTATTATACAATTAAAAGATGAAACCAATAAAGCAAGTGGTGATGCGATTAGCTTTGGATTGCGCGTGCAACTGTTCGGTGATGGCGTGAGTGAAGGACAGGTGCTCGAAGGCCATGAAGAAGCCTTACAATTTCTCAATGATCGCTTGGCAATTAATGAACTCGTTCACGCCGTACGTGTCAAAAATGAAGGCACTATCGATCAGCAACGGATTCTTCATGATTTGCGGACTGAAGCCAAAAATGGCTTGGTTGATTGGTATGCTGATCGTCTCAGTATGATGTTCTTTATTCAAGTTTGTGGATACACCGCAAAATCTCTTAACTTTGAAGGACGGACCATTACACTTAAACCTGTCCATTACGGATTTAATACTCCAACCGCACCAACCGATAAACGCATCATGCGCCCCAATGGAAAAACAAAAGATGAAGAATTGCAAGAAAACGATGTCTTTGATCTTAAGCTCATCGATAAAGCTGTCGAACGTGCAAAGTTGGCAAATCCAAAAATTAGACCTGTGCGAGTTGAGGGCGAAAATGTCTATGTGCTTTATCTGCATCCAACACAGGTTACCCAATTGCGAACAAATACAGAGGCCGGCCAATGGCTCGACATTACAAAGGCAATCTATAGTGGAAGCCGTATCAAAAATCCTCTCTATGATGGGTCCCTTGGGATGTACAATGGGGTCGTCTTGCGCGAAGCTGAACATGTTACGGAAGGAGTCGAGTCAGGGACAACAAACAAACCTGTCCCAAATGTACGCCGAGCTGTCCTCTTGGGGGCACAAAGTGCTGTCATCGCTTTCGGAAAAGATCGGGGAGCAACACGCTATAAATTGGTGGAAGAACTTTTCGACTATGAACGTGAGTTTGGAGTCGCCGCAAAAACCATTATCGGGATGAAAAAAACTTGCTTCCAGTTACCAGGAACCACACAAGGGCCTCAAGATTTCGGCACCATCGTAATCCCAACTTATGGAACTCTCCTTTAA
- a CDS encoding portal protein, translating to MDGFLMKTSTDSFDQLETIENQALFKKLIGWYQEDMTHVQKWRKNAQEDYDFYNGRQWNAQDLAVLREQNRPVMTFNRIAPLINAVVGAERNNKRQVQFIPRQEGAAFANQILTGVAEWFRDEADGEYEDSDAFQDAIICGMGWTDTRLDYDEDPQGKPVIARLDPMKMVWDASAVKPNLIDAQRVWYIDEKPLDVAQEMFPNVHWSDLHADWVEHYSSLSPTGNRDTQSYNGGSYNGQADHEGSMHRPKMVTLAECRWFEREVVYKVLNPITGKFTDYSKQDFQNLSKNFQNLPATKLTRKIVKRAFLGKKLLEIPDKPLVPHNQLGWECITGTFDKLSRQFYGIVRPTKDPQRWANKYFSQIMHLLNSQSKGGIMAERDAFDDDRQATESWARADSITWLKSGAVSGGRIQPKPVAQFPQGFFQLFNEAKGAIEQVTGLSSEFIGTRAVNQPGILEQQRRQSSLNLLASFFDGLRRYRQRQGKIILYLIQNYLSDGRLVRIAGEENAQYVPLTREMVTSLEYDVVVDDAPTSLNEKDRTFAVIMQLMPLMQNFITPEIMLDLLRYSPLPASLIQKIALKAQNQSLVQEGQNVPAQGSTSAGGEILQMLKSSV from the coding sequence ATGGATGGCTTTTTAATGAAAACTTCTACAGATTCTTTTGATCAACTTGAAACCATCGAAAATCAGGCACTCTTTAAAAAACTGATCGGTTGGTATCAGGAGGATATGACACATGTCCAGAAATGGCGAAAAAATGCCCAAGAAGACTATGATTTTTACAATGGAAGGCAATGGAATGCACAAGATCTCGCCGTGTTGCGAGAACAAAATAGACCCGTGATGACTTTTAATCGTATTGCACCTTTGATCAATGCCGTCGTGGGAGCCGAGCGAAATAATAAACGTCAAGTCCAATTCATTCCTAGACAAGAAGGGGCTGCCTTCGCTAACCAAATCCTTACTGGGGTTGCCGAATGGTTTCGTGACGAAGCCGATGGCGAATACGAAGATTCCGATGCTTTTCAAGACGCAATCATTTGCGGAATGGGATGGACAGATACCAGACTTGATTATGACGAGGATCCTCAAGGAAAACCCGTGATTGCACGACTGGACCCAATGAAAATGGTCTGGGATGCAAGTGCTGTCAAACCCAATCTGATTGATGCACAGCGCGTATGGTATATTGATGAAAAACCTCTGGACGTTGCTCAAGAAATGTTTCCAAATGTCCATTGGAGTGATCTTCATGCTGATTGGGTCGAACATTACAGCTCTTTGTCCCCAACTGGAAACAGAGATACGCAAAGTTATAATGGAGGAAGCTACAATGGACAGGCCGATCATGAAGGGAGTATGCACAGACCCAAAATGGTAACCTTGGCTGAATGCAGGTGGTTTGAAAGGGAGGTTGTTTATAAAGTCCTCAATCCAATAACCGGTAAGTTTACCGATTATTCTAAGCAGGATTTCCAAAATCTTAGTAAAAATTTCCAAAATCTTCCAGCAACAAAATTGACCAGAAAAATTGTCAAACGGGCCTTCTTGGGAAAAAAATTGCTTGAAATCCCTGATAAACCATTGGTTCCACACAATCAATTAGGGTGGGAGTGTATTACCGGAACTTTTGATAAGTTAAGCCGACAGTTCTATGGGATTGTCAGGCCAACAAAAGATCCGCAACGCTGGGCGAATAAATATTTTAGCCAAATCATGCACTTGCTCAATAGTCAATCAAAAGGCGGAATCATGGCAGAACGCGATGCTTTCGATGATGATCGACAAGCAACCGAAAGCTGGGCTAGAGCAGACAGCATTACTTGGCTTAAAAGTGGTGCTGTGTCCGGTGGAAGAATCCAGCCTAAACCTGTGGCACAATTTCCTCAAGGCTTTTTCCAATTGTTTAATGAGGCAAAGGGGGCTATCGAACAAGTGACAGGGTTGTCCTCTGAATTTATTGGAACACGGGCGGTAAACCAACCAGGAATTCTTGAACAACAACGCCGCCAATCATCTCTCAATTTGTTGGCTTCTTTCTTTGATGGTTTGCGTCGATATCGGCAACGACAGGGAAAAATTATTCTCTATCTCATTCAAAATTATCTTTCCGATGGACGTTTGGTCCGTATCGCTGGTGAGGAAAATGCTCAATATGTCCCATTAACACGCGAAATGGTGACAAGTTTGGAATATGATGTGGTGGTCGATGATGCACCAACAAGTCTTAATGAAAAAGACCGGACATTTGCTGTCATTATGCAACTGATGCCTTTAATGCAAAATTTTATAACTCCAGAGATTATGCTCGATCTCTTACGCTATTCACCTTTGCCAGCATCCCTTATTCAAAAAATTGCTCTAAAGGCGCAAAACCAAAGTCTTGTCCAAGAGGGGCAAAATGTTCCAGCACAGGGCAGCACTTCTGCTGGAGGGGAAATCCTGCAAATGCTCAAATCGAGCGTATAA
- a CDS encoding PBSX family phage terminase large subunit — translation MITAQIALIPKLIPVFTGKADVRAAWGGRGSGKTRSFALMSAVMGYRHGKAGERGIILCARQFQNSLNESSLEEIKRAIEAYPFLQDYYEIGDKYIKSKDGRIIYVFAGLDRNIASIKSMGRVFLCWVDEAEPVTETAWQTLIPTLREEGKDWNAELWVTWNPCRENAPVEKRFRNVENPNIKGAEINWRDNPLFPQKLNRDRKADLQQRPENYNHIWEGEYLQSVQGAYYQKALLEAELEGRITNVPRDPLMQIKIFWDIGGTGAKADATALWVAQFIGREIRVLDYYEAQGQPLAEHVGWVFQRGYEKALMVLPHDGATKDRVYNVSFESALQQAGFQTKVIPNQGIGAVKMRIEAVRRLFPAIWFNRETTHAGRKALAWYHEKRDEQRNIGLGAEHDWASHGADSFGLMCVAYEQPNTRPQKNSYRPSQYSQTSWMAF, via the coding sequence ATGATAACTGCTCAGATTGCTCTCATTCCAAAGCTTATTCCCGTTTTTACCGGAAAAGCTGATGTACGTGCTGCTTGGGGAGGACGTGGATCTGGAAAAACCCGCTCTTTTGCCTTGATGTCTGCTGTGATGGGATATCGACATGGGAAGGCTGGAGAACGAGGTATTATCCTTTGTGCACGGCAATTTCAAAATTCTCTCAATGAAAGTTCGTTGGAAGAAATTAAACGCGCAATTGAAGCATACCCTTTCCTACAAGACTATTATGAAATCGGCGATAAATATATCAAATCAAAAGATGGACGCATCATCTATGTTTTTGCCGGTCTTGATCGCAATATCGCAAGTATTAAATCAATGGGACGAGTTTTCCTTTGCTGGGTTGATGAAGCTGAACCCGTTACCGAAACCGCTTGGCAAACCCTCATACCAACTTTGCGCGAAGAAGGAAAAGACTGGAATGCTGAATTATGGGTGACATGGAACCCTTGCCGCGAAAATGCACCTGTCGAAAAACGTTTCCGAAATGTCGAAAATCCCAATATCAAAGGTGCCGAAATCAATTGGCGTGATAATCCTCTCTTCCCCCAAAAACTCAATCGAGATCGAAAGGCCGATTTGCAACAAAGACCAGAAAACTATAACCATATTTGGGAAGGAGAATATCTCCAATCCGTTCAAGGCGCTTATTACCAAAAAGCACTTCTTGAAGCTGAGCTGGAAGGACGCATTACAAATGTTCCACGGGATCCCCTGATGCAGATCAAAATCTTTTGGGATATCGGAGGAACAGGTGCAAAGGCTGATGCTACCGCTTTGTGGGTGGCACAATTTATTGGACGTGAAATCCGAGTTCTGGACTATTATGAAGCACAAGGACAACCTCTTGCAGAGCATGTCGGATGGGTCTTTCAAAGAGGTTATGAGAAAGCTCTTATGGTTTTGCCACATGATGGCGCAACCAAAGATCGCGTCTATAATGTCAGTTTTGAAAGTGCTCTCCAACAAGCCGGGTTTCAAACCAAAGTGATCCCTAATCAAGGGATTGGGGCCGTGAAAATGCGCATCGAAGCTGTAAGGCGATTGTTTCCTGCTATATGGTTTAACCGCGAAACAACACATGCAGGACGAAAAGCACTGGCATGGTATCATGAAAAACGCGACGAACAACGCAATATTGGATTAGGCGCTGAGCATGATTGGGCAAGCCATGGTGCCGATAGCTTTGGACTTATGTGTGTCGCTTATGAACAGCCAAACACCCGACCTCAGAAAAATTCCTATCGTCCTTCTCAGTATTCTCAAACTTCATGGATGGCTTTTTAA
- the clpB gene encoding ATP-dependent chaperone ClpB, whose translation MNLEKYSERLQGFLQTAQNKALSSDHQQFMPEHLLKVLLEDSQGLAASLIQRAGGDLSLIQKALKEALDVLPKVQGGNGQLYLSQPLAKVFDMAEDLAQKAGDQFVTVERLLQALIMEKTAKTADILTTAGLTPQALNQAINALRKGKKATTPHAESQYDALQKYACNLTKNAREGKLDPVIGREEEIRRTIQVLSRRTKNNPVLIGEPGVGKTAIVEGLVLRIINGDVPETLRDKQLYALDMGALIAGAKYRGEFEERLKAVLAEVQAENGQIILFIDELHNLVGAGKSDGPMDASNLLKPALARGELHCVGATTLDEYRKYVEKDAALARRFQPVFVPEPTLDDTISILRGIKEKYEQHHKVRLADSALIAAARLSNRYITDRFLPDKAIDLIDEAAARLRMQVDSKPEELDAIDRRILQLKIEREALKTDVEPTAKERLKIVQDELNTLEQKSTEMTTAWQAEKQKLGHAADLKKQLDEARNALAIAQRNGQFQKAGELAYSVIPELEKQLSMAENDDQQNHLVEETVTAEHVARIVSRWTGIPIDRMLEAEREALLRMEDEISTRVVGQGEAVQAVSRAVRRARAGLQDPNRPIGSFMFLGPTGVGKTELTKALAIFLFQDQNAMLRIDMSEYMEKHAGARLIGAPPGYVGYEEGGVLTEAVRRRPYQVILFDEIEKAHPDIFNLLLQVLDEGRLTDSQGRTVDFRNTLLIMTSNLGAEFLTALPEGQTTDQAKNDVMNVVKAAFRPEFLNRIDEIILFQRLQRQDMEAIVDIQIQHLQNLLNERKITLHIEPEVRQFLAHKGYDPLYGARPLKRIIQKEIQDPLAENILFGKIYDETTVTIAKEGDRLVFLPETQETPNDAEKNDSENRKKLTR comes from the coding sequence ATGAACCTGGAAAAATACAGTGAACGGCTTCAAGGTTTTCTACAAACAGCACAAAACAAAGCTCTCTCTTCTGATCATCAGCAGTTTATGCCTGAGCATTTGCTTAAGGTGTTGTTAGAGGATTCTCAAGGTTTAGCTGCCTCTTTGATCCAAAGAGCTGGCGGTGATTTATCCCTTATTCAAAAGGCGCTCAAAGAAGCCCTCGATGTTTTGCCAAAAGTGCAGGGCGGAAATGGGCAACTCTATCTCTCCCAGCCGTTGGCAAAAGTCTTCGATATGGCAGAAGATCTTGCACAAAAAGCAGGTGACCAATTTGTAACCGTGGAGCGCTTGTTGCAAGCACTTATCATGGAAAAAACTGCAAAAACAGCTGATATTTTAACAACAGCAGGATTAACCCCACAAGCCCTCAATCAGGCTATTAATGCTCTGCGTAAAGGAAAAAAAGCAACGACCCCCCATGCCGAAAGCCAGTATGATGCTTTGCAAAAATATGCCTGTAATCTGACAAAAAATGCACGCGAAGGGAAACTTGATCCTGTTATTGGACGCGAAGAGGAAATTCGCCGCACTATTCAGGTTCTCTCACGACGCACCAAAAATAATCCCGTGCTGATCGGTGAACCCGGTGTGGGAAAAACTGCCATCGTTGAAGGTTTGGTACTGCGTATCATTAATGGTGATGTCCCTGAAACTTTGCGCGATAAACAACTCTATGCACTCGATATGGGAGCGCTTATCGCTGGCGCCAAATATCGCGGTGAATTCGAAGAACGCCTCAAAGCTGTCCTTGCTGAAGTGCAGGCCGAAAACGGGCAAATCATTCTCTTTATTGATGAGTTGCATAATCTCGTTGGGGCTGGAAAATCCGATGGCCCTATGGATGCTTCTAACTTGCTAAAACCCGCTCTTGCACGCGGAGAACTCCATTGTGTAGGCGCGACGACCCTTGATGAATATCGCAAATATGTCGAAAAAGATGCCGCTTTAGCGCGCCGCTTCCAACCTGTTTTTGTGCCTGAACCAACCCTTGACGATACAATCTCTATCTTGCGCGGCATTAAAGAAAAATACGAACAACATCACAAAGTACGTTTGGCGGACAGTGCTTTGATCGCTGCAGCTCGACTGTCTAATCGTTATATTACTGATCGTTTTTTGCCCGATAAAGCCATTGATCTTATTGATGAAGCCGCGGCGCGGTTGCGCATGCAAGTCGATTCGAAACCTGAAGAACTCGATGCTATCGATCGGCGAATCTTACAGTTGAAAATCGAACGTGAAGCCTTGAAAACAGATGTGGAGCCAACAGCAAAAGAACGTCTGAAAATCGTGCAAGATGAACTCAACACATTGGAACAAAAATCTACCGAAATGACAACAGCTTGGCAGGCCGAAAAACAAAAATTAGGACATGCTGCCGATTTGAAAAAACAACTTGATGAAGCACGTAATGCTTTGGCTATCGCACAGCGTAATGGACAATTCCAAAAAGCCGGAGAACTTGCTTATAGTGTTATTCCTGAGCTTGAAAAACAATTGAGCATGGCTGAAAATGATGACCAACAAAATCATCTCGTCGAGGAAACTGTCACTGCTGAACATGTTGCGCGCATCGTTTCACGCTGGACTGGTATTCCCATTGATCGTATGCTCGAGGCAGAGCGAGAGGCACTTTTACGTATGGAAGATGAAATTAGCACGCGTGTGGTGGGACAAGGCGAAGCCGTTCAAGCTGTTTCCCGCGCCGTACGGCGTGCACGCGCCGGGCTGCAAGATCCAAATCGTCCTATCGGTTCCTTTATGTTTCTCGGTCCTACCGGTGTGGGAAAAACTGAGTTAACCAAAGCGCTCGCCATTTTCCTCTTTCAAGACCAAAACGCAATGTTGCGCATTGATATGTCCGAATATATGGAAAAACACGCCGGTGCACGCCTGATTGGCGCCCCGCCCGGATATGTCGGATATGAAGAAGGGGGAGTGCTGACTGAAGCTGTTCGCAGAAGACCCTATCAGGTCATTCTGTTCGACGAAATTGAAAAAGCCCATCCCGATATTTTTAATCTCTTGCTGCAAGTGCTTGATGAAGGACGATTGACTGATAGCCAGGGACGAACCGTCGATTTTCGCAATACCTTGCTTATTATGACCTCAAATCTTGGTGCTGAATTTTTAACTGCACTGCCTGAAGGACAAACAACCGATCAGGCAAAAAATGATGTCATGAATGTCGTAAAAGCTGCTTTCCGTCCCGAATTTCTTAACCGTATTGATGAAATTATCCTTTTTCAGAGATTACAACGTCAGGATATGGAAGCAATCGTCGATATCCAGATACAGCACTTGCAAAATTTGCTCAATGAACGCAAAATAACCTTGCATATCGAACCAGAAGTACGGCAATTCCTTGCCCATAAAGGCTATGATCCCCTTTATGGTGCGCGACCTCTCAAACGCATTATCCAAAAAGAAATTCAAGATCCTCTCGCGGAAAATATCTTATTTGGAAAAATTTATGATGAAACAACCGTGACAATCGCAAAAGAAGGTGACCGGCTAGTCTTTCTGCCAGAAACCCAAGAAACACCCAATGACGCTGAAAAAAATGACAGTGAGAACAGAAAAAAGTTGACAAGGTAA
- the yacG gene encoding DNA gyrase inhibitor YacG: MQQITQMYRMPKKPNLIEKKTSPTRPPHPCPICGQMAQQNVYPFCSTRCQAIDLNRWLSGSYIFPPPLQKTDEEK, translated from the coding sequence ATGCAACAAATAACACAGATGTATCGAATGCCAAAAAAACCGAATTTAATAGAAAAAAAGACATCTCCAACCCGTCCTCCGCATCCTTGTCCTATTTGTGGTCAGATGGCACAACAAAACGTCTACCCTTTTTGTTCAACACGATGCCAGGCAATCGATTTGAACCGATGGCTTTCAGGCTCTTATATCTTTCCGCCACCGCTGCAAAAAACTGATGAAGAAAAATAA
- a CDS encoding Maf family nucleotide pyrophosphatase has protein sequence MGNIRETFFKKTCLEEIQLVLASASPRRLALLAQIGLDPHQVYATNIDETPKLREHPANLAKRLAKEKALKARETFLWCNQNSKSNASAQKIVILAADTVVAVGRVILPKPESEDEAYECLRFLSGRSHKVYGAVCVLNECGKITVKLVESRVRFRRLTSSLMEAYLNSGEWEGKAGGYAIQGKASAFVVHIAGSYSNVVGLPLAETMDLLTAYQYPLLSHWVAKTL, from the coding sequence ATGGGAAACATAAGGGAAACCTTCTTTAAAAAAACCTGTTTGGAAGAAATTCAGTTGGTGCTTGCTTCCGCTTCGCCACGTCGCTTGGCACTCTTAGCGCAAATAGGTCTTGATCCTCATCAGGTTTATGCAACCAATATCGATGAAACACCAAAATTAAGAGAACATCCCGCAAATCTTGCAAAACGTTTGGCAAAGGAAAAAGCCCTTAAAGCGCGAGAAACTTTTCTATGGTGTAATCAAAACAGTAAATCAAACGCCTCAGCGCAGAAAATTGTTATCTTGGCTGCTGATACTGTGGTGGCTGTTGGGCGTGTTATTCTTCCTAAACCAGAGAGCGAAGACGAAGCTTATGAATGTTTGCGCTTCCTCTCCGGGCGTTCTCACAAGGTGTATGGTGCCGTTTGTGTATTGAATGAATGTGGAAAAATAACCGTAAAATTGGTCGAAAGTCGTGTCCGTTTTAGACGGTTGACTTCTAGCCTAATGGAAGCTTATCTTAATTCTGGAGAATGGGAAGGAAAGGCTGGTGGCTACGCTATCCAGGGAAAAGCTTCTGCTTTTGTTGTCCATATCGCTGGCTCTTATTCCAATGTGGTGGGGTTACCTTTGGCTGAAACAATGGATCTTCTGACGGCTTATCAGTACCCGCTTCTCTCTCATTGGGTTGCAAAAACGCTCTAA
- the infA gene encoding translation initiation factor IF-1 produces the protein MSKEEVLEFSGIVTELLPNAMFRVKLENDHEIIAHTAGRMRKNRIRVLAGDKIMVEMTPYDLTKGRITYRYK, from the coding sequence ATGTCAAAAGAAGAAGTTTTGGAATTTTCTGGTATTGTGACTGAACTCCTCCCTAATGCGATGTTTCGTGTGAAGCTAGAAAATGATCATGAAATTATTGCTCATACCGCTGGAAGAATGCGAAAAAATCGTATTCGTGTGTTAGCAGGTGATAAAATCATGGTTGAAATGACCCCTTATGATTTGACAAAAGGACGTATTACATATCGTTATAAGTAG
- a CDS encoding disulfide bond formation protein B, with the protein MEHVEQKNPHFITFMNVLGLIGLSTVLLVAFYYQLVKFELPCPLCLLQRVGLILAGCGFLLNIHHKVKNTHYGMVILGCMVTSVIAARQVFLHITPDDLGYGSTFFGLHFYTWAFLIAVLCIFAVTFIMILSELAHKFKVFSPLPLLSGAASFLFIFLIAANLVSTVLECGGGQCANDPVRYELLSNWFPSSS; encoded by the coding sequence ATGGAACATGTTGAACAAAAAAACCCTCATTTCATCACATTTATGAATGTGTTGGGACTTATCGGATTATCCACCGTCCTGTTAGTGGCTTTCTATTATCAATTGGTAAAATTTGAGTTGCCATGCCCTCTTTGTCTTCTTCAACGCGTTGGTTTGATACTTGCAGGCTGTGGGTTTCTTCTCAATATTCACCATAAGGTGAAAAATACCCATTATGGGATGGTTATTCTTGGTTGTATGGTAACCAGTGTTATTGCTGCTCGTCAGGTGTTTTTACATATCACACCAGATGATCTTGGATACGGTTCAACATTCTTTGGACTGCATTTTTATACTTGGGCTTTCCTTATTGCAGTCCTTTGTATTTTTGCGGTTACCTTCATTATGATTTTAAGTGAATTGGCGCACAAATTTAAGGTATTTTCCCCTCTCCCACTCCTGAGTGGAGCGGCAAGTTTTCTCTTTATCTTTTTAATTGCAGCAAACTTGGTTTCTACTGTGCTTGAATGTGGAGGGGGGCAGTGCGCCAACGATCCTGTAAGATATGAGTTGTTGTCAAACTGGTTTCCATCTTCTTCTTAA
- a CDS encoding DUF5993 family protein: MFVPFLIALGTAITTVYGKKNISYALWVILFIVILLTFNHHATSTLNLSF; this comes from the coding sequence ATGTTTGTTCCGTTTTTAATCGCTTTAGGTACAGCAATAACGACTGTATATGGCAAAAAAAATATAAGCTACGCCCTGTGGGTAATTCTGTTCATTGTCATTCTTCTTACTTTTAATCACCATGCGACTTCTACTTTAAACCTATCTTTTTGA
- a CDS encoding disulfide bond formation protein B, whose protein sequence is MRHVEQKNHHFVTFMNVLGLIGLSTVLLMAFYYQLTKPAPSVVPCPLCLLQRLGFIIAGCGFLFNIHLRVRKIHYGMVILGCMVICISASRQIFLQITLGDLGDGPTLFGLRLYIWAFIIAGLCLFAVAFIMILSEWTRKFKVFSPFPRLSGMASFLFVFLIAANLLTAILECGTGLCTNDPVKYGMLSNWFSSSS, encoded by the coding sequence ATGAGACATGTCGAACAAAAAAACCATCATTTTGTCACATTTATGAATGTGTTAGGACTTATTGGATTATCCACTGTCCTGTTAATGGCTTTCTATTATCAACTGACAAAGCCTGCACCGTCTGTGGTGCCATGCCCCCTTTGTCTTCTTCAACGCCTTGGTTTCATCATTGCAGGTTGTGGGTTTTTATTCAATATTCATCTGAGGGTGAGAAAGATCCATTATGGGATGGTTATTCTTGGTTGTATGGTAATCTGTATCTCTGCCTCCAGGCAGATTTTTTTACAGATCACGCTAGGTGATCTTGGAGATGGTCCAACGCTCTTTGGGCTGCGTCTTTATATTTGGGCGTTCATTATTGCAGGTCTTTGTCTTTTTGCGGTTGCCTTCATCATGATTTTAAGTGAATGGACGCGCAAATTTAAAGTGTTTTCCCCTTTCCCACGGCTGAGTGGAATGGCAAGTTTTCTTTTTGTTTTCTTGATTGCAGCAAACTTGCTTACAGCCATACTTGAATGCGGAACTGGGCTGTGCACCAATGATCCCGTAAAATATGGAATGTTGTCGAATTGGTTTTCTTCCTCGTCTTAA